The Pandoraea apista genomic interval GCGTGGGCGAGCGACATGACGGGCAGTGTAGGGACTCTAATTCCACTATGCAACCCGTTGCATAGTTGGCGTTGCCCACATAGAATCGCCGGAAAACTATGCAACGAGTTGCATAATCCATAGACACGCCGTCGACGTGTCCTGGGCTATGCCGGAATGCCCCCAAAACCTACGGCTCGTGCCGACCGATTGAGAGACACAACGATGAGCGGCTATCCCCACTTGATGCAGCCCCTGGATCTGGGCTTTACGACGTTGCGCAACCGTGTGCTGATGGGTTCGATGCACGTTGGGCTTGAAGAGGCGCGCAACGGCTTCGCCCGCATGGCGGCATTTTATGCGGAACGCGCGCGCGGCGGCGTGGCGTTGATGGTGACGGGTGGCATTGCACCGAACGATGCTGGCCGGCCCTACGCGGGCGGGGCAAAGCTCAGCACCGAAGAGGAGGCCGACAAGCACCGGGTGGTCACGCAGGCCGTGCATGCGGTGGGTGGCAAGATCGCCATGCAGATCCTGCACTTCGGACGCTACGCCTACCATCCCGATCTGGTCGCGCCCAGTGCGTTGCAGGCGCCCATTACGCCCGCCAGGCCGCGCGAGTTGACCAGTGACGAGGTCGAGGCAACCATCGACGACTTCGTGAACTGTGCTGCGCTGGCGCAGCAGGCCGGTTACGACGGCGTCGAGATCATGGGCTCCGAGGGGTATCTGATTAACGAATTCATCGCGGCCCGGACCAATCATCGTACCGACGCCTGGGGCGGTAGCTATGAGAATCGCATACGCTTCGCTGTGGAGATCGTCCGACGCGTGCGAGCGCGCGTTGGGCACGAGTTCATCATCATCTACCGGCTGTCGATGCTTGATCTGGTCGAGGGCGGCTCCACTTTCGACGAGGTCGTCCAACTGGCCCGCGCTATCGAGGCGGCTGGCGCCACGCTCATCAATACGGGTATCGGCTGGCACGAGGCGCGCATTCCGACGATTGCGACGAGCGTGCCGCGTGCTGCATTTGCCTGGGTGACCGGCAAGCTCAAAGGGCATGTCGGCATTCCGCTCATCACGACGAATCGCATCAATATGCCGGACGTCGCCGAACGGATTCTTGCGGATGGCGAGGCTGACATGGTGTCGATGGCTCGGCCGTTGCTGGCCGACCCCGATTTCGTGAACAAGGCCGCCGCCGGGCGCGCCGAGGCCATCAACACGTGTATCGGCTGCAATCAGGCGTGCCTCGATCACACGTTCAGCGGCAAGATCACGTCCTGTCTGGTGAATCCCCGCGCGTGTCATGAAACGGAATTGCGCGTCGAAGCGGCGGGACGCGTGCGCCGCGTGGCCGTCGTCGGGGCGGGCCCGGCCGGTCTTGCGGCAGCCACCGTGGCAGCCCGCCGTGGGCACGACGTCACGCTCATCGAGTCTGATACCGAGATCGGCGGCCAGTTCAATATGGCCAAGCGCATTCCCGGCAAGGAAGAATTCTTCGAGACCCTGCGTTACTTCCGTCATGAACTGGAAGCCACGGGGGTCAAGGTGCAACTCAATACGCGAGCCTCCGTGGCGTCGCTGGTCGAAGGCGGTTACGACGATGTCGTGCTCGCCACCGGTGTAGTGCCGCGCACGCCGGCCATCGACGGCATCGGGCACCCGAAGGTCCTCAGCTACACCGACGTATTGCGCGGTGGTGCGCCGGTGGGCAAGACCGTGGCCGTGATCGGGGCGGGGGGAATCGGCTTCGACGTGGCCGAATTCCTGACGCAGGCAGGCGAGAGCGCTACGCTGGTTCCCGAGAAGTTCTACGCAGAATGGGGTATCGATCCGGCGTACGCGCATGCGGGCGGCCTGCGTGCGCCGGTGCCGGAGGCCTCGCCCCGCAAGGTGTACCTGATGCAGCGCAAGACCTCGAAGGTAGGCGACGGGCTGGGCAAGACCACCGGCTGGATTCACCGGACATCGCTTAAGCACCGTGGTGTGGAAATGATTCCTGGCGTGACCTATCGCCGGATCGACGACGACGGCCTGCACGTCACCATCGACGATCAGCCTCATGTACTGCCGGTCGACAACATCGTCTTGTGTACCGGGCAAGAGCCATTGCGGGATTTGGCCGATGGGCTCCAGTCGGCAGGCGTGCGCGTACATGTCATCGGCGGGGCGGACGTAGCGGCCGAACTCGACGCCAAGCGCGCGATCAAGCAGGGCACGGAACTGGCGATCGACCTATAAGCCGGTGAGCGTGAGGCAGGGGCCGGCGGGTGATTGGTGTGCGACAATGGCACCGCTTCGTCCCGGGTGCCTGCCCGTTCCGAAGCGAAGCGAAGCCAAAGCGTGTGTGCCTTGTGCCGGGCACAACGAGTCCGCGGCGCGCTGCGGCGTGCTGCCATCCCGGCGGCACCCGTTGCGGCCGTAGTGGGAGCCTGAACCGTGTGGCCGACGGTGCCATCGTCAATGAAGCACAAGTTACTCTCGGCCATTTCGCTCAACGGTCGGCTGCGGTTACAGAACCTCGCCGTCGTCTCAGTCGTCGTCATCCTGTGCACCAGCCTTCTCACCTGGGCCTGGGGAAGTTACCGGCGTGCCGATGACGCGTCCGTTGCGCTCGACGCTCTGCGCGCCACGTTGCTGGCGATGGAGAAGGCATCTGCCGAACGTGGCCCGGCCAACGCCGTGCTGGGCGCCGATCTTCCGCTGCCGAACGACGCCGTCACCGCGTTGCGCAATGCGCGCGAGGCGACCAACGCACGCCTACAGGAACTGCTCTCCGCACTTTCGGCCGACACTTGCGAACAATGTGCCGGCGGTCTGCGTGCGGTAGAACGCGCTCGTCTCGATCTGGCCGCGGCCAGTGCCAATGTCGATCTGCTGGTACAGCGCCCGCGCGAAATGCGCAGCGACGCCTCGGTGCGCGACGCTGTCGAGCGCATGATTCGTGTCGTCGCCGATCTCAGCCCTGTGGCTTCGTCTCGTATCGACTTGATTTCGCGGGGCGCTCCCGACGCGCTGCATTACATTATTCTGGCCCGTCTGGCTGCCGATTTACGCGAATATGCGGGTCAGCTCGGCTCGGACTTCACCGCAACCCTGACCACGGGCAAGCCGCTTACCGAAGCGGAGCAACGCGCTATCGAGCGAATGCTCGGCCGTATCGACCAACTGCGCGAGATGATCACGTCGCGTATGGTTGCGCCGCCGGAACTCGGTCCCGAGACGCTCAAGGCGCTCAATGACCAATACTTTGCCGGCGGTCTGCATTACGTGGCGACGGTCCGCACGCTGGCCAGCCAGCCTCGGCCAACCTCGATAACAACGGCCGAATTCGCGCACAACTACGTGCCGACGATGCGCGCCATTACGGATTTTCGCGACAGCATGCTTGAGTTGGCGGCGCATGAGGTAGACGCTCGCCGCTCGCATGCGCTGGAGTTGCTGATCTTCATCGCACTGGCCGAGGTCACGCTGGTACTGTTGATTTTCTTCGTGTTGCGTAATTTCCGTCGTGGCGTGGTGCAGCCGTTCGAGGCGGCGGCGCGCTTCGTCGATGCGCTCGCGCAAGGCGATCTCGACGCGCCGTTGCCCGGCGAAGGGTTGCCGATGCGACGTCCCCAGGTACGCACCGTGTTCGACGCATTGCGCGTTTTGAAACAGAACGCTGTCGAGTTGGTGCAATTGAGACGCGAACGCATGCGTCTGGTGGGGGAGCTGGAGATGTGCACCGACACCGACGCACTGACGCGTCTGATGAACTGGCGGGCGTTCGAGCGGCAGGCGCGCGCCCTGTATGCGATGCCGTCGCCGGGGCGTGTGGCGCTGATCAAGTTCGACATCGACAATTTCTCGCAGATCAATGCGACGTGGGGACACGCCGTAGGCGACGAAGTGCTGCGTCGCGTCGGTGCCGTCTGTCTGAATACCTGTCAGCCCGGCGACGTCGTCGGGCGGCTTGGCGCAGACGCGTTCGTGGTTTTTGCCCGCGTGCTCGACGGACCGCGCGCGCAGCAATTCGCGGAACTGCTGCGCGGGCGCATTGAAGCCACGGCATTGACCTTGCCGCAGGGCAGCGTCTTGCCGTTGACGGCGAGCTTCGGCATCGCGATCGACAATGGCCTGCCAGCCGATGCAAAGGGTGAAACGGCTGGCGAGCCGTCCAACGTTTCGGCCCTCCTGAGTCAGGCGGAACGCCAGCTCAACGTCGCGCGACAGGCGCGGCGCCTTGTCATCGAGTAAGCGTGCATCAAGGCCACTGCGGCGTGGCCGTGCCTAACGCCATCGCAGGCAAGGCCCAGTCGACGGGGGTACCTGCAATCGACATGGGCGTCGCCACCCGTCGCACCGGCCCCCACGACGTGTCTTCGATCCGGGCGGATAGATCGTCGGGCGTTTCGGCGGCGAGCGGCAAGGGCGCCTGCTCGGGCGTGCGATGCGTGGTGAGCAAGCGGGCGGTCCGGGCCAGCGAGGCCCGCACGGCACTGCCGATGTGCTGCGTCTGGCGAAGCGCCAGTGCATGAACTGCCGCCGCCGCCATGAGATACCCCGTGGCGTAGTCAATGCCTTGCCCGGGCAGCGGTACCGGCCGCTGGGCGCCCGCCGCCTGCATACCGGCGTCGGCAATGCCGGCACTCATCTGCAAGAGACTGTCGAAACCGCGTCTTGCCTGCCAGGGGCCTTGCCATCCGTAGGCGTCGAGGCAAACATCAATCAGCATCGGATTGAGTTCGCGACGCCGCGTGGCGCCGAGGCCGAGATGCTCCAGCGCATCGGGGCGATAGCCATGCACCAGGATGTCTGCTTCGCGCAGTAGCGCTTCGAGCGTCGCGCGGCCGTCGGTCTGCTTAAGATCGAGGCGCGCGCAACGCTTGCCGAGGACCACCTCCGGCACGGTGCCCGGTTCCTCCCAGCCCGGTGGATCGATGCGTAGCACTTGCGCGCCGAACCCCGCCAGAAAACGTGTTGCGGTGGGTCCCGCCAGAATGCGGGTGAGGTCGAGCACGCGAATGCCGCTCAAGGGGCGTTCACGCATCGGCTTCCACGCGTCGATGTTGCGCTGCGTGCCCGCCGCGCCGACGTCGAACGTTTCCCAATGCAGCAAAGGTTCGCGGGCTACGGCTTCGCCTTGCGGGTGGGCGTCCCATTGCGCGAGCGTGCGCATGGCTGCCGCGCATCCGCCGTTAGCCACGACGGCGGCTTCCAGTGCGTCTGCCTGCCAGGTGGCCACAAGGCGTGCCACGGCGGCGCGATCGGCCGCTGCGCCAAGCACAGCGAGCGCGGCGGCGCGATGATGCGGCGCATTGGTGTGCAAACGAATCCAGCCATCGACTGTGCGATAGTCGCCCGCAATCGGATCCCACATCGGCCCGGACGACCATCCCTGCGCGCGCAACGACGTCAGGAACCAGAACGATGCGAGCCGCCGGTCGACATTCACCGACGGTACCGGCGCGCCATCCCCAAGCCCGAAATTCCCCGCCGCGCCGGTTGCGAGTCCGGCGACGGCGAGCGAGGCGTTGGCGATGGCCGCCGTGGCGAAATCGGTATACGGAAACGCACACGGTAACGCGCCACTGCCACTGATCGTCAGGTTGACTGGCAAGGTTGGGGGCTCGGCGCCATGTCCGGCGATCGCCAGACGCATATCGTGCAAATAAGGCGCGACGAAATCGTGGGTCTCGGCGAGCGGGACAATGGGCGAGGAAACGGCGGAATGCATAGGAAGTCCTTGAGCGATTCGATAGGTGACATCGCAATGTGCTGCGATGCGAGACTGCCGGCGCAGTGAAGCTTATGCCGATGGATTTTATTGTCAATATTGATTAACTTAATCAAGTTGTTGGCCAATTTTTGCCTTCGTCATCTGCCTTGAACACGATGAATTACTTCACTGCCACACAAGCGGCAGAGCGCCTCGGCGTGTCGCTGCAAACCCTCTATGCCTATGTGAGCCGTGGCTTGCTGCGTGCGGAGCCGGGCAAGACTCACCGTGAGCGCCGCTATCGGGTAGCGGACGTGGAGCGGCTGGCCAAGCAGCGCACGCGGGGGCGCAAGCCGAAAGAGGTCGCCAAGGCGGCATTGGATTGGGGCATGCCGGTGCTGGAGTCGTCGATCACGTTGATCGACAATGGCCGTTGCTACTACCGGGGGCGCGATGCTCTCACGATGGCCGAGACGGCATCGGTCGAGGAAACGGCCGCATGGCTCTGGCAATGCGATGAAGCGTCGGCGTTCGCGATGGACGACACTTGCGGCCGTCCGATGGCCGACTGGCCGGTGTCGTTGCTCGAACGCTATCGCGACCAGCGCGCAGAGAAGGCGTTGTTGCCCACGTTCACGGTGGCGAGCGACGACGCATCGACCGCCATCTGGCAACGCGATCCGATGCGTGTCGCGCAGGGAAGTGCGGCCCTGTTACGCCTGATGACTGCGTGTTTGCTGGGCACTTTGCCCGACAACGCCCCGATCCATGAGCAATGTGCGCGGGCCTGGGGCGTGCGTGACGCCGATGGCGCCGACCTCATTCGCATGGCGCTGGTGCTGTGTGCCGACCATGAGTTGAACGCGTCGAGCTTTACGGCACGTTGTGTCGCGTCGACCGGCGCGAGCCTGCGCGCAGCGGTTATCGCCGGGCTCGCGGCGCTGACCGGGGGGCGGCATGGCGGCACCACCGCCCGTAACGAGGCAATGTGGGAGGAAGTCGGTGAAACGGACGTGGCGGCGCGCATGCGCGAGCGACTGGCCCGTGGCGAGAGGCTGCCAGGCTTCGGGCATCACCTGTATCCGGCGGGGGACGTTCGGGCAAGCGCGATGCTTGCGCGGGTGTTGCCGGCACATCCCGCATGGCAAACGATGATCGACGCGGCCGACGCGCTGATCGGACAACGTCCTTCGCTCGACTTCGCGCTCGTAGCGGTGCGGCGTCACCTGAATCTTCCGGTGGGTGCGGCGTTTGGCCTGTTTGCACTGGGCCGTACCATCGGCTGGATTGCTCACGCGATGGAACAGCGCGAGAGTACCCAATTGATTCGCCCCCGCGCCGCCTATGTCGGGGTGCAGCCGGCGGAAATTCCGTCGGCATGAACGCCCCGATATATCGCATGGTCATCCACGCGAGCGTCGTCCGAAGACGATGCGGTCGCCGGCCCAGACGAGTGCCATCGTCGCGCCCATCAACGGAAAGAGGCAGCCGAGCGTGAACATGCCGATTGTCCAGCCGCGCATTGGCGGTCGTGCTTGCGGGCGAGTCGGTGCGCCGAGCGAGCGGGCCGGCCGCCGCATCCACCACATCACGGCGCCGGTCGCGGCCATCGCGAACAACCCCATCGAAATCAGCGCGCACAGCCATTGATTGGCCGTCCCGAAGTACTTGCCCATGTGCAGGGACGTGCCGTATGAGATCGCTTGTGCAATGGGGCCATAAGCGTTGTAGTCGATGTCTCGCAGGACCTTGCCGCTGTACTGGTCGATGTGCAGTGTTCGTTCGTCGCGCGGATCTGCCGGGAAGTACGAGACGGTATAGACGCCGTCTGGCCGTGAGGGCACGACAAGACTGTAGCCGCTCTCGACGCCGCGTTTCGCCGCAATGGCCATAATGTCGTCGACCGGCAGCGCCCCTTCGGCGCGCAGGCTGGCGGGCGACATGCCTGTACTGCCCATGCCTTCGTGCCCCCGGTGCCCTTCATGACCCGAATGTTCACCACCGGCTTCGCCATGGGTTGCGTGTACTCCGCCGTCGTGCGTCATGCCGGGCATCGACGCCATGGGGCCCGTCGCCGGCATTGTCGAGACCGGGACCGTCGTGTTTCCGACTGCCCAGGGAATTTGCGCGATGGGCAGGTCATCCATCTTCAACGGCTTGGCAGGCACCTGCGAGCGCACCGGGGCTTCGCCCCAGACGCCTGCCGGCGACCCCATGCCGGCCTTCGTTGCCAATGCCTTGAACTGCGTGCCCCACAAGCCGGACCACGGCAGTCCCGTCAGCACGAATGCCAGTCCACCCGCGGCCAGCCAGAGACCTGCCACGCCGTGCAGATTGCGCAATAACGGGCGGCCTCGCAATTGCAGACGCGGGCGCAGCGCTGCCGCCCAGGTCGTTCCGGCACGCGGCCACCACAACGCAAGGCCCGTGGCGAGCATCACGAGCGTCCAGCAACCCGCCAACTCCATGAGCCATTCGCCCGGCTTGCCGAGCATGAGCGAACGGTGGAGCGCGCGGGCCTGCTTCATCAGCCGATGCTCCACGCTCAGCGTGCCAAGCACCACGCCGCTGTACGGATTCACGTAGACACTTTCCCTTTCGCCGCTGGGCAGACGAAAGACGAATTCGGCGCTGCGAGCGGGATCGCGATTGACCTCGACGGAACTGATTTTCGATCCGGCGGGCAGCGCTGCCGCCGCGCGCTCCATCAATGCCTGCTGGCTCAGCCGGGGCGACGCGGAGGCGGCAACAACCATGCGGTCGTGGTACAGCCACGGCTCGATCTGCGGCTGGAAGACGTAGAGGGTGCCGGTGATCGCGAGCACCATGAGCCACGGCATGACGAACAGCCCGGCGTAGAAATGCCAGCGCCAGAGGGTTCGGTATTGCCCGGCGGTGGCCGCCGGTTGCGCTTCGCGCGTTTGGGAATAGGGGATCTGCATAGGGCAACGATTCCGTCTCGTGTTGCCGCTGCGGGGTGCGATGCGAGGCAGCGACAGCGCGTGCATGCCGGCAAGAAGTCTGTGTGGCCGGCCGCGGGCGCAAGTGATGAACGACGCGCTCGCCGGCAACGGCGAGGCATCGGACTGAACGCGAGATCAGGAAACGGCAGGTGGCGCGCGTGCGGGCGGCGTGAGGGCGAGTGGCGCGTTGGTTGGACGACTGTCGGCAACCGGTCCCGCACGGGCAATCCATGCGAACGACACCGCGCCGGTGAGCGCGGGCATGGCGAGCGGCGGATGATTGGCCAGCAGCGAACAGTACCCGCAGACGTCGCCCTGACTGTCGTGCGACGAATGCGACAGGGACGTGTCATGCGCCGCTTGGCCGCCGTGCGCATCGGCGGACAGGGTCAGCGCCATGGCAGGGGCAATCCCATCGACCGTGCAAAACGCGACATCCAGTATTCGCGCCTGTTCCGCACGATGCGCGGCCAGTACCTGACTGATGGCCGGCATGCAAATCGCGAGCCACATGGCGGCGAGGCCGAGCCATGCGAATAAGCGTTTGCGTGCGGTGAAAGACATGCGTTGGGAGCGATAGCCGTGCGAAGGAAGCCAGAATGCTATCACGCGGGCCGGCCGCTCGCCGCCTCAATCGGGCGGGCGAGCGGCGAGGCATTTATCCCTGCCACTGCTGCACGGCAAAGTCGTTGCGTATCAGGCGTGCGCTCAACAGAAAGCGCTTCACGCCGTCAAGTATCTGAATGCCGGACGGCGGCAGTGCCTCGGCCGGATAGTTCGAGATCGGATGCGCGATCTTGATCGCGTCGACCGTAACGCCGCTGGTGCGCTGGTGAAAGTCGAAGTATGCCGCAGGGTCGCGATCAATGTCCGCCAACGCGGCACGGCGCGCCCGGTTCCACGCGGCCGGCAGGTCGGGGGCCCGGGTCAGAACCTCCGTCGAGGCCACAATGACCGACGACCCTAGCAGCTCGGGATGTTGGGTTGCGCGATCGATAACGGGGTAGCCCAGTGCCGCCAGTGTTGGCGCGAGATCCGATTGCGCAGCATAGGCGCCGACAGCGCCGTGTTCAAGGGCGGCACCCGCGTCGCGTCCGAGCATGTGAACGACCTTCGTGCGCCCGGTGAGCCCGGCGCCGTCGAGCACACCGAGCAGATAGCGATGGATATACGAGCCGAGCGGCACTCCGACAGTCTTGCCGTCGAGTTCCTTTACGCTGCGCACACCGCCGCGCGGCGTCAGCAGCCACGCGGCCAGACCGATTTCTTCGAAGCCGATCAGGCGTCCCTTGAGCCCTTGCGACCGCGCAACGACGGCAGGCGTGTCGCCGTAAATGCCTACGTCCAGCGTACCCGAGAAGAACGCTTCGTTAAGATCGGGGCCGTTCAGGAACATGTCGAAGCGAACGTCCCTGAAACCGAGCGGCGCCAGCTCGCGCTGGAGATAGCCGCGCGCGAGTGCATAACCCGTTGGCGCGGCCGGTGCCCGTGCCGGGCCAATCACGCCGAAGCGCAACGTCTTTCCATTGCCGCTGGCGGCGTGCACACCGCTGCCCGCGAGCAGCAAACCGCCTGCGGCAACGCCCTTGAGCAGGGCGCGGCGAGTGGAGGAAACTTCGTATCGTGGGTCTTTCGTCATCAATGGGCCTTCGTCAACAGAACATAACTGGCGTCGAGTGCTGCGGTGGAGTGGCGCCCCGGGCCCCAGCCCACGGCGTCGCGATAGCTGCCCCAGGTGGCATCGCGCAACACTTGTGCGTCATCGGCGGTGGTGGGCCTATCGGCCTGTGGCGCCACGAACAGGGCGTCTTCGGGGCAGTAGAGTTCGCACATGAAGCACGTCTGGCAATCATCCTGCCGTGCAATGCGCGGAATGCCGCCGTCCACGGCTTCGAACACGTTGGTCGGGCACGCCCGCACGCAGATGTTGCATCCCGTGCAGCGGGCAGGGTTCACGATCTCAATCATGCGAGGGCTCCGTTCAAAGCGGGGTTATTGGTCGATGGCATGGGCTCGTGAGCGGAGCGGGGCGCGCGCGTGACGACGGCATGGCGGCGCACCCAGACATCGTCGAGACCGCCGCTGAGCAAGCGGTGACGTTGTGAGTCGTCGGTGGCGGTGTATTCGACCCGGCGATGCATGCCCCGCGTTTCCGTGCGCGCTTGCGCACTGCGGTACATCCAGCGCGCTGTGGCGAGCATCGCGGCCGCTTCGCGCGCGCGCACGGCCTCTTGCGCGTCTCGCGCGGGCGCACGCGTACGAAGTTGTGCCCACAGGGCATCGAGACGCACTAGCGAATCCGCCAAAAGATCCGCGCTGCGCCACCAGTTGCGCTCGTAGGGGAACACCTCGTTCTGAACGGCGCGAATGATCTGGGCACTATCGATACCCTCGTGGGCAGAAGTCTCGCGCAATGCCGCGCCCCCGGTGTGATACCGCGTGGCCGACGCCGGGCGGCGGTTGGCGCGGGCGAACGTGGCTGCGCCGGCGCCCGCCCAGAATCCCGAGGACATCGCCCAGGCGGCGTTGTGGCTGCCGCCGCCGGTAAAGCCGCCGCAGATCAGTTCACGCGTAGCTGCGTCGCCCGCCGCGTAGAGGCCATGGACCGACGTAGCGCAGTCGTGCCCAGTCACGCTCAGTCCGCCCGTGCCTCGCACGGTGCCTTCCAGACGCAAGGTGACGGGGAAGTGCTGTGTAAAAGGATCGATGCCCAGGCGGTCGAACGGCAGGAAGAAGTTTGGCTGCGCCGTGCGCATCCATGCACGGACTTGATCGTCGGCCAGATCGAGGCAGCCGAAGACCTTATGCGACGTCAGTTCGCGGGCGATCACGCCGCGCCCGCGGGCCGAGCCGGCGCCTTCGATCTTTCGACCGTCTTCGTCATAAAAGGTGGCCCACTTGTAGAACATCGACTTGGTTACGGAGGCGAATGCCGGTCCAAGTCCGTAAGCGTTCGAAAACTCCATGCCGGACAATTCCGCGCCGGCCTCGGCAGCCATGAGTTGCCCGTCGCCCGTGAGCACATTGCAGCCGAGGGCGCGGCTGAGGAAGGCGCAGCCGCCCGTGGCAATGACTACGGCGTTCGCGAGCACCTGCCACGTCTCGCCCGTCTGACGATTGACCCCGGCCGCACCTGCCACCGCGCCGTCGTCGTCGACCAGCAGTTCGAGCGCCGGGCTGTGATCGAGAATGCGCGCACCGCTTTCCTTCACGCGTTTGCGCATCAGCCGCATGTACTCCGGCCCCTGAACCGAAGTGCGCTGCGATTGCCCGAATTCGTCCACGGGGAACGGATAACCCCACTCGGCCAATTGCTGGACGTTGTCCCATGTCTGTGCCAGTACGCGATCCATCCAGGCATGTTCGGCCAGACGGCCGCCCATCTCGAAACGGCTTGCCTTGGCGCGTTCGCGCGAGTCGCCTTCATCGGGCACATACCAGACAGCCGTGCCCGACGGCGCAGTGGCGCCTGACGTGCCGCAATACCCCTTGTCGGCCAGCACCACCCTGGCGCCATTTGCCGCCGCGCTGATCGCCGCCCACGTTCCGGCGGGGCCACCGCCGATTACGAGTACGTCCACGTCGTGACGCTTGCCGACGAAGGCGTCGGTCACTTTGCGCCGCTGTGCATTTGTCTGAGTCATTTCCATACGCTCCCGAGTCGAATTTCGATATGCCGATTCATTACTTGGCCGATGGGCGAAACGCGGTACCGTGACCGGTCGTCTCACGCCCATTTCCCCCATCCCACGGCGTCATGCAGCAAACCTCCGCACGTCCTGCCGGCTACGCGAATGCCGGCCAAGACATCGCCATTCAGGCGGCGTCCCATCTACCGTTGCGCTCGAACGGGCGCGATCTCACCGCACCACAGCGCGAAGTCATCTGGACCGCGTTTCGCAACAACGCGGGCTTGCGCTCGTGGTCCGACGAGGTGCTCAACGCGCTGATTCAAGCCGGCCATTTGGAGACCTATCCCGATGGCGCGCTCATCTACGCTGCCGGCGAGCCTTGCCCGGATATCCACGTCATCCTGTCGGGCGTGCTCGAGTGGCAGTGGACCAGCCCGGACGGCGGGCGCGCCGTCGAAGACTTCATTCCCCCCGGCGAGGTGGCGAACTTCATCGCAGTGCTCACCGGCGAGACATCCGTTCATCACCAGCGCGCCAGAGGACTCACCCGGTTGTTTCACATTCCCGCGCAGGCGTTGAACGCGCAATTCGATCGCGATCCGACGCTCAGCGCGTCGCTGCTGCGGTTGATCGCCGCCCGGGCGCGCGGGCTGCATGACCGGCTCGGACGCCACAGCCTCATGCCGTTTCGTGCCCGTCTCGCCTATCAGTTGCTGGCCCTGGCCAGACGCTACGGCGTGCCGGACGGCGAGGGCGTAACCCTGAGCTTGCGGTTGTCGCAGGAGGACCTCGCGGCCTTGCTGATGGCGTCTCGTCAGTACCTCAACCGTGAGTTCCGCTGGTTCCTCGATCGGCAACT includes:
- a CDS encoding Crp/Fnr family transcriptional regulator, whose translation is MQQTSARPAGYANAGQDIAIQAASHLPLRSNGRDLTAPQREVIWTAFRNNAGLRSWSDEVLNALIQAGHLETYPDGALIYAAGEPCPDIHVILSGVLEWQWTSPDGGRAVEDFIPPGEVANFIAVLTGETSVHHQRARGLTRLFHIPAQALNAQFDRDPTLSASLLRLIAARARGLHDRLGRHSLMPFRARLAYQLLALARRYGVPDGEGVTLSLRLSQEDLAALLMASRQYLNREFRWFLDRQLVRTRYGRVSLLDMDTLRDISEGREAHP
- a CDS encoding FAD-binding protein; this encodes MTQTNAQRRKVTDAFVGKRHDVDVLVIGGGPAGTWAAISAAANGARVVLADKGYCGTSGATAPSGTAVWYVPDEGDSRERAKASRFEMGGRLAEHAWMDRVLAQTWDNVQQLAEWGYPFPVDEFGQSQRTSVQGPEYMRLMRKRVKESGARILDHSPALELLVDDDGAVAGAAGVNRQTGETWQVLANAVVIATGGCAFLSRALGCNVLTGDGQLMAAEAGAELSGMEFSNAYGLGPAFASVTKSMFYKWATFYDEDGRKIEGAGSARGRGVIARELTSHKVFGCLDLADDQVRAWMRTAQPNFFLPFDRLGIDPFTQHFPVTLRLEGTVRGTGGLSVTGHDCATSVHGLYAAGDAATRELICGGFTGGGSHNAAWAMSSGFWAGAGAATFARANRRPASATRYHTGGAALRETSAHEGIDSAQIIRAVQNEVFPYERNWWRSADLLADSLVRLDALWAQLRTRAPARDAQEAVRAREAAAMLATARWMYRSAQARTETRGMHRRVEYTATDDSQRHRLLSGGLDDVWVRRHAVVTRAPRSAHEPMPSTNNPALNGALA
- a CDS encoding DUF2946 domain-containing protein; translated protein: MSFTARKRLFAWLGLAAMWLAICMPAISQVLAAHRAEQARILDVAFCTVDGIAPAMALTLSADAHGGQAAHDTSLSHSSHDSQGDVCGYCSLLANHPPLAMPALTGAVSFAWIARAGPVADSRPTNAPLALTPPARAPPAVS
- a CDS encoding ABC transporter substrate-binding protein, coding for MTKDPRYEVSSTRRALLKGVAAGGLLLAGSGVHAASGNGKTLRFGVIGPARAPAAPTGYALARGYLQRELAPLGFRDVRFDMFLNGPDLNEAFFSGTLDVGIYGDTPAVVARSQGLKGRLIGFEEIGLAAWLLTPRGGVRSVKELDGKTVGVPLGSYIHRYLLGVLDGAGLTGRTKVVHMLGRDAGAALEHGAVGAYAAQSDLAPTLAALGYPVIDRATQHPELLGSSVIVASTEVLTRAPDLPAAWNRARRAALADIDRDPAAYFDFHQRTSGVTVDAIKIAHPISNYPAEALPPSGIQILDGVKRFLLSARLIRNDFAVQQWQG
- a CDS encoding 4Fe-4S dicluster domain-containing protein, whose translation is MIEIVNPARCTGCNICVRACPTNVFEAVDGGIPRIARQDDCQTCFMCELYCPEDALFVAPQADRPTTADDAQVLRDATWGSYRDAVGWGPGRHSTAALDASYVLLTKAH